One Alphaproteobacteria bacterium genomic window, GGGAGCTCCTGGCAAAATTTGTCGACAAAATTCTCTACGCCGCCACCACCGGCCGAGCGGTGGCCAGAACCACCTGTCGCTATTGCGATCATGGCGTCTGCCAGGGCGATGGCTGCCCGATCAACAGACGTGCCGGCGAAATTGAACGTCTCGCGCTTAGCGCGGGCTCAAGCGAGGAATGAACGATGCTCTTGGAACACTTGGGTAATTCACCCACCGTCGACGGAGGAGCCTTCGTAGCACCGGATGCAACAGTGTGCGGCGACGTCATCATCGCCCGGGGCGCACGCGTTATGCACGGCGCGAGAATCGTCGCCGAAGGCGGTAACATCCGGATCGGCGAAAATAGCGTCGTCATGCAGAACGCCGTTGTGCGGTCGACGGTCAGTCACGACTGTTCGATCGGAAACGGCGTTCTGATTGGGCCCACGGCACACGTCGTTGGCGCCACCGTCGAGGATGGGGTTTTCTTGGCCACCGGCACCTCCATCTTCCACGGCAGCCGTCTGGGCCGTGGCTCGGTGGTTCGCGTTCACGGCATCGTTCACGTAAATTCTGTTCTCGAGCCCATGAGCACCGTTCCCATAAGCTGGGTCGCGGTGGGGAACCCGGCAGGGATATTCAGTGCCGATCTGCACGAGGAAATATGGGCGATCCAGGAACCGCTCAAGTTCTCCCTTACGGCTTATGGCATAGACCAGCCCCTTGGCGAATGCATGGACAAGGTTACGGCCAAAGTTTCGCAACGCCTCGAAACCCACAAGCTCGATACGATCGTCGTCTAGCCCGCATTTCTCAGCGGGCGCGCGACAGCGACGCGCGGATCATGACCCGGTGAGAAATGCCGGCTAGCGGTTTTCCTTATTTGCCCAGGCGCGTCTCAACCAAACGCGCCCAGAAGCTGGCGCCCAGCGGCAGCACGGCGTCGTTGAAATCGTAACTCGGGTGGTGCACGCCCGTGGCCTCGAGGCCGGTGCCGATGTTGAGGTAGGCGCCGGGGCGGTCCTTCATCATGTGGGGGAAGTCCTCGGACGCCATGATCTGCGGCGCCTCTCGTTCGACCATGTCCTCGCCGACCAGGGCGGCGGCCACGTCGGCCACGAAGGTAGCCTCGGCCGGGTCGTTGACCAGTGGCGGGAACAGCACCTGGGTATCGACCTCGGCCGTCGCTCCCATGCCGCCGGCGATGCCCGGGGCGATCTCGTTCAGGCCCTTGACCATGGCCGCCATGGCTTCGTCGCTGAAGGCCCGCATGGTGCCGCGCAAAAATGCCCGGTCGGGGATGACGTTGTAGGCGTCGCCGCCTTCGATGCGGGTGACGCTCAGCACCGCGGTCTCGAAGGGGCTCAAGTTGCGCGAGACCACGGTTTGCAGCGCCGTGGCGATGTGGGCCGCCACGATCACCGGATCGATGCTGGTCTCGGGCCGGGCACCGTGGGCGCCGCGGCCCTGGATGGCGATGTCGAAAAAGCCGCCGCCGGCCATCGTCGGCCCCGAACGCACGGCAAACTCGCCCTCGGCCATTCCCGGACGGTTGTGCATGCCATAGACGGCGTCCACGGGAAAGCGCTCGAATAGCCCGTCGGCAACCATGGCGGCGGCGCCGCCGGTGCCTTCCTCGGCGGGCTGGAAGATGAAGTGGACGGTGCCGTTGAAGTTGCGCGTCTCGGCCAAATAGCGGGCCGCACCCAGCAGCATCACGGTATGGCCGTCGTGGCCGCAGCCGTGCATGCGGCCGGGGATCTGCGAGCGGTGGGCAAAATCGTTGTCCTCGTCCATGGCCAGGGCGTCGATGTCGGCGCGCAGGCCAATGGCGGGCTCGCCCGAACCTAGCCGCAGGCTGCCGACGACACCTGTCTTGCCCAAACCCCGTGCCACCTCGCAGCCGAATTCCTCGAGCCGGGTGGCGATGATCTCGGAGGTGCGCTCCTCCTCGAAGCCGATCTCCGGATAGGTGTGCAGGTCGCGCCGCCACTCGGTGAGTTCGGCGTGGTACTCGGCAATGCGTTCGATGGCAGTCATGGAATTTCTTTCCTGGCAGGGCGGAGCGAAGGCGCGAGCATGGCGCAGAAAGGCGCTCCATTCCAGCCGCTTGCCGCACGGGGCCAAGGCGCTATGGTGCGGACCAAGGGCGCTAGCTTGCGAAAGGTCACGAGATGAACGACATCATCCTGCACCACTATCCCCAGTCGCCGGTGTCCGAGAAGGTGCGCGTGGGGCTTGGCATCAAGGGCCTGGCCTGGCGCTCGGTGGAAATCCCGCGGCTGCCGCCCAAGCCCGATCTGGTGCCGCTGACCGGCGGCTACCGGCGCACCCCGGTGATGCAGATCGGCGCCGACGTCTATTGCGACAGCCTGGCGATTTTGCGCGAGCTGGAGCGGCGCTTCCCCGAACCCAGCTTCGAACCCGCCGGCGGCGCCGCCGGCCTGGCTTGGGGCTTCAGCCGCTGGACCGACGGCGAGTTCTTCGACCTTTGCGTCAAACTGGTGCTGGGCGCCTCGCTGGCCGACCTGCCGCCTGAATTCGCCGCCGACCGCGGCCGGCTCTATCTCGGTCCCGACTGGAACCTGGAGCAGGTGGCGGCCGAGCTGCCGCTGATCGTGGCCCAGGTGCGAGCCCAGTTCGGCTGGCTCGCCCAGCTCGCTGGGTCTTCGTTTTTGGCCGGCGCCGATCCCGGGCTGGCCGATGCGCTGGGCTATTACCTGGTCTGGTTCGTGCGTGGGCGCTGGGCGGGCGGGCCTGAAATGCTGGCCGAATTTCCTGAACTCGAAGCCTGGGAAGCGCGGGTGGCCGAGATCGGCCACGGCCAACCCAGCGAGATGACGGCGGCCGAAGCGCTGGATATCGCCCATGCCTCCGAACCGGCGCCGCCGCTGGTCGACAGCGCCGACCCTCAGGCCCTGGCCGGCCGTCAGGTCAGCGTGGTGCCCGATGTCGATGGCGGCGACCCCGAGGTCAGGGGCCCGGTGCACGGCTGCGATCGCGAATTCATCACCGTGAGCCAGGAAAACGAACGCGTCGGTCGGATCGCTGTCCACTTCCCGCGGGTCGGCTATCGTGTCACTCTGCTCGACGGCGACTGAACAGCGAGGGGCGAGCGGAGGGCATCATGACCACGTTGAGCGAAAAATGTGCGGTTAGCGGCATCGGCGAAACGGCTTACGTGCGCGGCTCCGGCAAGAGCGTCCCGGCCCTACAGATGGAGGCCTCGCTGGCCGCCATTGCCGACGCCGGGCTCACGCCCCGCGACATCGACGGCATCATCCCCTACGCCAACAACGAAGTTGTGGCCGAGGATTTCGCCACCAACTTCGGCCTCGACGACCTGCGCTTTTCCGCCACCACGCCGATGGGGGGCGCGAGTTCCGTGGCGGCGCTGCAGGCCGCCGCCATGGCCATCGTCACCGGCGTTGCCAACCACGTGCTGATCCCGCTGGGCCGCAACGGCTATTCCCAGATCCGGGTCGGCATGCGCATGCAGCAGTTGCCCCAGTTCCGCCTGGTGGGCGAATTCGAGATGCCCTCGGGCGCCGTTGCGCCGGCCCAGTTCTACGCTCCCATGGCGCGCCGCCACATGGAGCTTTATGGCACCACCAGCCTGCAGTTCGGGCGCATCGCCGTGAACACCCGCGAGATGGCGCTAA contains:
- a CDS encoding gamma carbonic anhydrase family protein, yielding MLLEHLGNSPTVDGGAFVAPDATVCGDVIIARGARVMHGARIVAEGGNIRIGENSVVMQNAVVRSTVSHDCSIGNGVLIGPTAHVVGATVEDGVFLATGTSIFHGSRLGRGSVVRVHGIVHVNSVLEPMSTVPISWVAVGNPAGIFSADLHEEIWAIQEPLKFSLTAYGIDQPLGECMDKVTAKVSQRLETHKLDTIVV
- a CDS encoding M20 aminoacylase family protein, whose translation is MTAIERIAEYHAELTEWRRDLHTYPEIGFEEERTSEIIATRLEEFGCEVARGLGKTGVVGSLRLGSGEPAIGLRADIDALAMDEDNDFAHRSQIPGRMHGCGHDGHTVMLLGAARYLAETRNFNGTVHFIFQPAEEGTGGAAAMVADGLFERFPVDAVYGMHNRPGMAEGEFAVRSGPTMAGGGFFDIAIQGRGAHGARPETSIDPVIVAAHIATALQTVVSRNLSPFETAVLSVTRIEGGDAYNVIPDRAFLRGTMRAFSDEAMAAMVKGLNEIAPGIAGGMGATAEVDTQVLFPPLVNDPAEATFVADVAAALVGEDMVEREAPQIMASEDFPHMMKDRPGAYLNIGTGLEATGVHHPSYDFNDAVLPLGASFWARLVETRLGK
- a CDS encoding glutathione S-transferase family protein; translated protein: MNDIILHHYPQSPVSEKVRVGLGIKGLAWRSVEIPRLPPKPDLVPLTGGYRRTPVMQIGADVYCDSLAILRELERRFPEPSFEPAGGAAGLAWGFSRWTDGEFFDLCVKLVLGASLADLPPEFAADRGRLYLGPDWNLEQVAAELPLIVAQVRAQFGWLAQLAGSSFLAGADPGLADALGYYLVWFVRGRWAGGPEMLAEFPELEAWEARVAEIGHGQPSEMTAAEALDIAHASEPAPPLVDSADPQALAGRQVSVVPDVDGGDPEVRGPVHGCDREFITVSQENERVGRIAVHFPRVGYRVTLLDGD